The Shewanella zhangzhouensis genome has a window encoding:
- a CDS encoding DUF4198 domain-containing protein, with the protein MKRLIPLTALLFQPLTQAHDRWILPTHFNVSAEDGKGVWISADVSASNQVFEVDKPFGAEDVLIITPEGNTDRPSSSYRGSRRSVFDYQLTDEGTYRLEKEAKPRYFSRYKIKGQDKPVRSNLDKAATHAAMPKDAVELEGALYFSRVESYVTLNKPSDKAFTPKGEYLELVPVTHPADFVEGEPLSLKLLFNGNPAQGVKVNVVADGTRYRNQIEEMSLVSDKDGLVQFTPAKAGRFLLHAEYEEAMKDTRLADKTVSEIFLTFEASLQ; encoded by the coding sequence ATGAAACGTCTTATTCCACTGACAGCACTGCTGTTTCAGCCCCTTACCCAGGCCCATGATCGCTGGATACTGCCTACTCATTTCAACGTGTCTGCCGAAGACGGCAAAGGGGTATGGATAAGTGCCGACGTCAGCGCCAGCAATCAGGTATTTGAGGTCGATAAACCCTTCGGCGCCGAAGATGTGCTTATCATCACCCCCGAGGGTAACACCGACAGGCCGAGTTCCAGCTACCGGGGCAGTCGCCGCAGCGTGTTCGATTATCAGTTAACGGATGAAGGCACCTACCGCCTGGAGAAAGAGGCCAAGCCGCGTTATTTCTCCCGTTACAAAATCAAGGGGCAGGACAAGCCGGTCAGAAGTAACCTTGACAAGGCTGCTACCCACGCCGCTATGCCAAAGGATGCGGTGGAGCTCGAAGGTGCGCTGTATTTTTCCCGGGTTGAGTCTTATGTCACCCTCAATAAGCCCTCGGACAAGGCCTTTACTCCCAAGGGCGAGTATCTGGAATTGGTGCCTGTTACCCACCCGGCTGACTTTGTGGAAGGCGAGCCTTTGAGCCTCAAGTTGCTGTTTAACGGAAACCCGGCGCAAGGTGTGAAGGTGAATGTGGTCGCCGATGGCACCCGCTATCGCAATCAGATTGAAGAAATGAGCCTGGTCAGCGACAAAGATGGTCTGGTGCAGTTTACTCCCGCCAAGGCGGGTCGCTTTTTGCTGCACGCTGAGTACGAAGAAGCCATGAAAGACACCCGCCTTGCCGATAAGACGGTGAGCGAAATCTTTTTAACCTTCGAAGCGTCCCTGCAGTAA
- a CDS encoding D-2-hydroxyacid dehydrogenase produces the protein MSVICVLDGFTLNPGDLDWSPLADIGPFGVHDRTPKALILSRAAGARFVLTNKTVLDAATLEALPALEYIGVLATGTNVVDVAAAKRLGIAVTNVPGYGPDAVAQMGFAHVLHHMSRVSAHHDAVIQGQWSGQADFCFTLGQLESLSGKTLGLVGFGDIARQMARIGMAFGMKLLVHSRSKPLDLPEGAQFVALDTLFAESDVLSLHCPLTDDTRDMVNRKSLALMKQGALLINTARGGLVDEAALAEALNVGRVRAGVDVLSTEPPSPDNPLLHAANISITPHNAWATVKARQRLLDIAIENLRAFSRGENVNRVD, from the coding sequence ATGTCAGTAATTTGTGTATTGGATGGCTTCACCCTTAATCCCGGCGATCTGGATTGGTCGCCCCTGGCTGATATAGGCCCCTTTGGGGTCCATGACAGGACACCGAAAGCGCTTATTCTGAGCCGCGCCGCCGGTGCCCGCTTTGTGCTGACCAATAAAACCGTGCTCGATGCTGCCACGCTCGAGGCCTTACCGGCGCTGGAATACATAGGGGTGCTGGCAACGGGTACCAATGTGGTGGACGTAGCGGCCGCTAAACGCCTTGGGATAGCGGTCACCAATGTGCCCGGTTATGGTCCGGACGCGGTAGCACAAATGGGCTTTGCCCATGTGCTGCATCACATGTCCCGGGTGAGTGCCCACCATGATGCGGTTATCCAGGGGCAATGGAGCGGCCAGGCCGACTTTTGTTTTACTCTGGGGCAGCTGGAGTCATTGTCCGGCAAGACCCTGGGTCTGGTGGGCTTTGGTGACATAGCACGGCAAATGGCGCGAATTGGTATGGCCTTTGGTATGAAGTTACTGGTGCATAGTCGCAGTAAACCCCTGGATTTACCTGAGGGAGCGCAGTTTGTTGCACTGGACACCCTGTTTGCCGAATCCGATGTGTTATCGCTCCATTGCCCGCTGACCGACGACACCCGGGACATGGTCAATCGCAAAAGCCTGGCACTGATGAAACAGGGTGCCCTGCTTATCAATACCGCCCGTGGCGGCCTGGTGGATGAAGCTGCACTGGCGGAAGCGCTCAACGTCGGGCGCGTCAGGGCTGGGGTCGATGTGCTCTCTACCGAGCCGCCGTCGCCAGATAACCCGCTGCTCCATGCCGCCAATATCAGCATCACTCCCCATAATGCCTGGGCTACCGTTAAGGCGAGGCAGAGGCTGCTGGATATTGCGATTGAAAACCTCAGGGCATTCAGCCGTGGTGAAAACGTAAACCGGGTCGATTGA
- a CDS encoding porin family protein codes for MKYPLSLLFAASLSVSPLVAAEVYVTPFAGYSFAASSLDANRDGLDTNGSVSAEESSHYGIILGTTTNHPGNMYVLYSSQSTDLIAGGNFSNERITSLKLDYAHVGGSLYFPSGDFLPYVTASMGLTQMRPGDDYSDETRFSLGLGVGAEYRLGERLALVADIRAFATFIDSENSLFCDANNCLWQVNADLMWQGQANVGVSFRF; via the coding sequence ATGAAATACCCGCTCAGTTTGCTGTTTGCCGCGTCACTGTCGGTGTCACCGCTGGTGGCCGCCGAGGTGTATGTTACCCCCTTTGCCGGTTACAGTTTTGCCGCCAGCAGTCTGGATGCCAACCGTGACGGGCTCGATACCAATGGCAGCGTCAGTGCCGAAGAGTCCTCCCATTACGGCATCATACTGGGAACCACCACCAATCATCCCGGCAATATGTACGTGCTTTATTCGTCCCAAAGTACCGACCTGATAGCGGGTGGCAACTTTTCAAACGAGCGCATCACCTCCCTTAAACTCGACTACGCCCACGTGGGTGGCAGCCTGTATTTCCCCAGCGGGGATTTTCTGCCCTATGTCACCGCCTCCATGGGCTTGACCCAGATGCGCCCGGGGGACGACTACAGCGACGAAACCCGCTTTTCGCTGGGGCTTGGCGTTGGCGCCGAATATCGCCTCGGTGAACGTCTTGCTCTGGTGGCCGACATTCGTGCCTTCGCCACTTTCATCGACAGCGAAAACAGCCTCTTTTGCGATGCCAATAACTGTTTGTGGCAGGTGAATGCCGACCTGATGTGGCAGGGGCAGGCCAACGTCGGCGTCAGTTTCAGGTTCTAA
- the djlA gene encoding co-chaperone DjlA: MKYKGKFFGFLIGFMFGKIFGALLGLVVGHWFDKRFAGAAGSGSKRQQVFFSTTFAVMGHVAKASGRVTEADIRLASDLMDQLRLDSEARRQAQQAFRDGKAGDFDLKGNLRAFRLLSMGRNELLQMFLEIQIQVALADGELHPNEHRILKVVASELGFRDDALEMLLGRWQAEVNFGRRGGAGKTSLKDAYGLLGIEESATDQDVKRAYRKLMNEHHPDKLVAKGLPEEMMELAKRKAQDIQAAYEAVKAARKMR, from the coding sequence ATGAAGTACAAAGGCAAGTTTTTTGGTTTTCTGATTGGCTTTATGTTCGGCAAGATTTTTGGCGCCTTGCTTGGCCTGGTGGTTGGGCACTGGTTCGATAAACGATTTGCCGGCGCCGCGGGTTCAGGCAGCAAGCGCCAACAGGTGTTTTTCAGCACGACCTTTGCGGTGATGGGGCATGTGGCCAAGGCATCCGGCCGGGTTACCGAGGCCGATATCCGTTTGGCATCGGATCTGATGGATCAGCTGAGGCTCGACAGCGAAGCCCGCCGTCAGGCGCAGCAGGCGTTTCGGGATGGCAAGGCAGGTGATTTCGATCTCAAGGGTAATCTCAGGGCGTTCAGGCTGTTATCCATGGGCCGTAACGAATTGTTGCAGATGTTCCTGGAGATCCAAATCCAGGTGGCCTTGGCCGACGGCGAGCTGCACCCCAACGAGCACAGAATCCTCAAGGTGGTCGCATCGGAGCTGGGCTTCCGGGATGATGCATTGGAAATGCTGCTTGGCCGCTGGCAGGCAGAAGTGAATTTTGGCCGTCGTGGCGGGGCTGGCAAGACCTCGCTCAAGGATGCCTACGGCTTGTTAGGCATAGAAGAATCTGCTACTGATCAGGACGTTAAGCGAGCCTACCGCAAACTGATGAATGAACATCATCCCGACAAACTGGTGGCCAAGGGCTTACCGGAGGAAATGATGGAACTCGCCAAGCGCAAGGCTCAGGATATCCAGGCCGCCTATGAGGCGGTCAAGGCCGCGCGAAAGATGCGCTGA
- the murU gene encoding N-acetylmuramate alpha-1-phosphate uridylyltransferase MurU — protein MKAMILAAGRGERLRPLTDTIPKPLVQAAGKPLIEYHLEKLAAIGVREVVINTAWLGHKLVETLEDGRRFGVTIHYSHEDEALETAGGILKALPLLGDAPFLVVNGDIYIDTLPRLAPSPELLSGDTLAHLYMVDNPPQHPQGDFALEQGILSAEGSPKFTFSGIGIYHPALFRALAPGRHALGPLLCQQMKNGRIRGEHFDQYWCDVGTPERLDALNQRLMALGV, from the coding sequence ATGAAAGCCATGATCCTGGCCGCCGGGCGGGGCGAGCGCTTAAGACCGCTCACCGACACAATACCCAAACCTCTGGTGCAAGCCGCTGGCAAACCCCTGATTGAATATCACCTCGAAAAGCTCGCGGCTATTGGGGTGCGTGAGGTGGTCATCAATACCGCCTGGCTCGGGCACAAGTTGGTGGAAACCCTTGAAGATGGCCGCCGGTTTGGTGTGACTATCCACTACAGCCATGAAGACGAGGCGCTGGAAACCGCGGGCGGTATTCTTAAAGCCTTGCCTTTGCTGGGGGATGCCCCTTTTCTGGTGGTCAATGGTGATATCTATATCGATACCTTGCCCCGGCTTGCACCCAGTCCTGAACTGTTGTCGGGGGATACCCTGGCGCATCTCTACATGGTGGACAATCCGCCACAGCATCCCCAGGGGGATTTTGCGCTCGAACAGGGCATACTCAGCGCTGAGGGAAGTCCGAAGTTTACCTTCTCCGGTATCGGCATTTATCATCCGGCGCTCTTTCGCGCGCTGGCACCCGGGCGTCATGCGCTGGGGCCGCTGCTGTGCCAACAAATGAAAAATGGGCGCATTCGCGGCGAACATTTTGACCAATATTGGTGCGATGTGGGCACACCCGAGAGGCTCGATGCCCTCAATCAACGACTTATGGCGCTTGGAGTGTAA
- a CDS encoding aminoglycoside phosphotransferase family protein, with protein MLAIIKQFFAKSHGTTVSDSRFLALNHWLSNTFGAPLSPVLISGDASFRRYFRAVHQGRAMVIMDTPVALIPTEPFVAVRDAYAAAGLPVPAIIAKDDEQGFMALEDFGDVQLLSLLNSQSVRQWYPTALALLPGIAAVTQTALGPLPDYDDAFVRRELGIFTEWLLGTHLKLELTSDEKAIIADAFDMLTENALEQPRVGMHRDFHSRNLMVVDGELKLLDFQDAVLGPVTYDAVSLLRDCYIRWSEDLVDDMLVEFFVLAHEHALVPPDTDMVQFRRWFELMGLQRHIKAAGIFARLNHRDGKAGYLKDIPLTMHYIRDVAVRYKELGDFAQFIMGRVMPALEASA; from the coding sequence ATGCTGGCTATAATAAAGCAATTTTTTGCCAAGAGCCATGGAACGACCGTGTCAGACTCGAGATTTCTTGCCCTTAATCATTGGCTTTCCAACACCTTTGGAGCGCCACTTTCCCCTGTGCTGATTTCCGGCGATGCCAGCTTCAGACGCTACTTTCGCGCAGTGCATCAGGGTCGTGCCATGGTGATCATGGACACCCCGGTTGCCCTTATCCCCACTGAGCCCTTTGTGGCGGTGCGTGATGCCTACGCAGCAGCCGGTCTGCCGGTGCCGGCCATCATCGCCAAAGACGACGAGCAGGGCTTTATGGCGCTGGAGGACTTTGGCGATGTGCAGCTTTTGTCGCTGCTCAATAGCCAAAGCGTGCGCCAATGGTATCCCACAGCGCTGGCACTCTTGCCGGGCATTGCGGCGGTAACCCAAACGGCGCTGGGACCATTGCCCGACTATGATGATGCCTTTGTGCGCCGTGAGCTTGGCATCTTTACCGAGTGGCTGCTTGGCACCCATCTCAAGCTGGAATTAACCAGCGACGAAAAAGCCATCATTGCCGACGCTTTCGATATGCTGACCGAAAACGCCCTGGAGCAACCCAGGGTGGGCATGCACAGAGACTTTCACAGTCGCAATCTGATGGTGGTAGATGGCGAGCTTAAGTTGCTGGATTTTCAGGACGCTGTGCTTGGACCTGTGACCTATGATGCGGTGTCGCTGCTGCGGGACTGTTACATTCGCTGGAGCGAAGATCTGGTGGATGACATGTTGGTGGAGTTCTTTGTGCTGGCCCACGAGCACGCACTGGTGCCGCCAGACACAGATATGGTGCAGTTCAGACGTTGGTTTGAGCTGATGGGGTTACAGCGTCATATCAAAGCTGCCGGTATTTTTGCCCGCCTCAATCACAGAGATGGTAAGGCCGGTTACCTCAAGGATATCCCGCTGACCATGCACTATATTCGCGATGTGGCGGTTCGCTATAAGGAACTCGGCGACTTTGCCCAGTTCATCATGGGGCGGGTCATGCCGGCGCTGGAGGCGAGCGCATGA
- the lptD gene encoding LPS assembly protein LptD, translating to MQIRYILALGLLPCQAMANDAVPEPAPDQCLVAPPIPLPSAPKSATAEEQVEIRSVSSDAVMNQNATFEGDVQFRQGNRSISADRANMDYEKQQLDAEGNLVFQDSQFTVTADNLSAKIKDNSATLSGAQYWLHGQQVHGNARKLEITKDNNLILNGTDFTTCPPGDSSWLLEAERIKIDSSEEWGEIWNAKMRIADIPVFYVPYMTVPVSDKRKTGFLFPQFSTSTTNGVEIATPWYWNIAPEYDLTLTPHYMSARGLYVQSEFRYLAGDAQAGRVNLEYLGSDRLLENSDDRYLYHWEHRGAIDKHWRVNAAFTDVSDNNYFNDLDSEVARATDNQLSRIGEMSYFDNDWNISARVQDIKVLGEDEVPYQVMPQFSFNYRSQDLLNTLEFSFFGEATNFEHKEQDQVTATRLHLQPTLTLPIHGPAGSLTSELTLLQTNYWQRNTDLMPDSQLNSSVSRTLPRAKVHGQINLERNTQWLGESYRQTLEPQVQYLYVGYEDQDDIGIYDSARLQDDYYGLFRARRFSGLDRIADANQLTLGLTTRFFDDHNQEQFKFSLGQILYFSESKVSLTEGIAEERPSSSAIAAELDAHLYQDWYFSGALQYDARTRDNKKSEFTLDYRPGGEKLVQFSYRYVPDLVNTNTNEEVGISQAGMRTTWPLTDSLYFVGNWYYDLNESRSVEAYTGFQYESCCWAVRLSYHYRIKTNYDDDFNPVQDNRELFESGVYLNFVIKGLGGSGPMGVSDMLDEGLFNYRKPLYLRN from the coding sequence ATGCAGATCCGTTACATATTGGCCCTCGGCCTGCTTCCTTGTCAGGCCATGGCCAACGATGCCGTGCCTGAGCCCGCCCCGGATCAATGTCTGGTGGCGCCTCCCATTCCGTTGCCGAGTGCACCGAAGTCAGCCACGGCAGAAGAGCAGGTAGAAATCCGCTCTGTGTCCTCTGACGCCGTGATGAATCAAAACGCCACGTTCGAAGGCGACGTACAATTCCGTCAGGGCAATCGTTCCATCTCCGCCGACCGTGCGAATATGGATTACGAAAAGCAGCAGTTGGACGCCGAAGGCAACCTGGTATTTCAGGACAGCCAGTTTACCGTTACCGCCGACAATCTCAGTGCCAAAATCAAAGACAACAGCGCCACGCTGAGCGGCGCACAGTATTGGCTGCACGGCCAGCAGGTTCACGGTAATGCCCGCAAGCTTGAGATAACCAAAGACAATAATCTCATTCTCAATGGCACCGACTTTACCACCTGCCCGCCGGGTGACAGCTCCTGGTTGCTGGAAGCCGAAAGGATCAAGATTGACTCCAGCGAAGAATGGGGCGAGATCTGGAATGCCAAGATGCGCATTGCCGATATCCCCGTGTTCTATGTCCCCTACATGACAGTGCCTGTCTCAGACAAGCGCAAAACCGGTTTTCTGTTCCCCCAATTCAGCACCAGCACTACCAACGGCGTGGAAATCGCCACGCCCTGGTACTGGAACATTGCCCCCGAATACGACCTGACTCTGACGCCGCATTACATGTCGGCCCGTGGGCTTTATGTGCAGAGTGAGTTTCGTTATCTCGCGGGTGATGCTCAGGCCGGCCGGGTAAACCTGGAATACCTCGGCAGCGATCGTCTGCTGGAAAACAGCGATGACCGTTACCTGTATCATTGGGAACACAGGGGTGCCATCGATAAACATTGGCGCGTCAATGCAGCCTTCACCGATGTTTCCGACAACAACTACTTTAACGATCTGGATTCTGAAGTCGCGAGAGCCACAGACAACCAGCTGTCCCGCATCGGCGAAATGAGCTATTTCGACAACGACTGGAATATCAGCGCCCGGGTTCAGGACATCAAGGTACTGGGTGAGGACGAAGTGCCTTATCAGGTGATGCCACAGTTTAGCTTTAACTACCGCAGCCAGGATTTACTCAACACACTCGAGTTCAGTTTCTTCGGCGAAGCCACCAACTTTGAGCACAAAGAACAAGACCAGGTCACAGCCACCCGTTTGCATCTGCAGCCAACCCTGACTCTGCCCATTCACGGGCCCGCCGGTTCGTTAACCAGCGAGTTAACCCTGCTGCAAACCAACTACTGGCAACGTAACACAGATTTGATGCCAGACTCGCAGCTGAACAGTTCCGTCAGCCGTACCCTGCCAAGGGCCAAGGTGCACGGTCAAATCAATCTGGAGCGCAATACGCAGTGGCTGGGTGAATCCTACCGTCAAACCCTGGAGCCTCAGGTCCAATATCTATACGTGGGCTACGAAGATCAGGATGATATCGGTATCTACGACAGCGCCAGATTGCAGGACGATTACTATGGTCTGTTCCGGGCACGCCGTTTTTCAGGCCTCGACCGTATCGCCGATGCCAATCAGCTGACACTGGGTTTGACCACCCGCTTCTTCGATGATCACAACCAGGAACAGTTCAAGTTCAGCCTTGGCCAAATTCTTTATTTCTCAGAGAGCAAGGTGTCCCTGACCGAAGGGATTGCCGAAGAGCGCCCCAGTTCCTCGGCCATTGCCGCCGAATTGGATGCCCATCTATATCAGGACTGGTATTTCAGCGGTGCACTGCAATACGATGCCCGCACCCGGGATAATAAAAAGTCTGAATTCACCCTGGATTACCGCCCCGGTGGCGAAAAACTGGTGCAATTCAGCTACCGCTATGTGCCGGATTTGGTGAACACCAACACCAATGAAGAAGTCGGCATCAGCCAGGCCGGTATGCGCACCACCTGGCCTTTGACCGATAGCCTCTACTTTGTGGGCAACTGGTACTACGACCTCAACGAAAGTCGTTCGGTAGAAGCCTATACCGGTTTCCAGTATGAGAGCTGCTGCTGGGCCGTGCGTTTGAGTTATCACTACCGGATAAAGACCAACTACGATGACGATTTCAATCCGGTGCAGGATAACCGCGAACTCTTTGAAAGCGGTGTGTACCTGAATTTCGTGATAAAAGGCCTTGGCGGCTCAGGCCCCATGGGTGTCAGCGACATGCTGGATGAAGGGCTGTTCAACTACAGAAAGCCGCTTTATCTGAGGAATTAA
- the surA gene encoding peptidylprolyl isomerase SurA, translating to MKPCKKLIFAALAMTMGFQSLAAPQPLDRVAVQVNDGIVLESEIQNMMDTVKKNASAAGQTLPSDDALRTQVIERLILTRLQLQMAERVGLHIGDLQLDQAIENIAREQKMTVAQMQQAIQAEGMSFAQYREQLREEITLGEIQRIQVQRRIQVSPQEINNLVKMIEEQGNKDVEYQIGHILIEVPSNPTSAELESASKRAQAVMDRLNSGNDFRSIAIAASSGPKALEGGVWDYMNINEMPTLFAEVIGDAKKDAIIGPIKSGSGFHILKIMDIRGLQTREIEEVRARHILLKPSPILSEERAKAMLDQFVAQIKSGEAKFADVARQYSEDPGSATKGGELGWAEPNIYVPEFAQMLGQLSLDEISAPFRTAHGWHIVQLEEKRKTDATEKFNTNRAHQLIFRRKFNEELQGWLDEIRSEAHIDVWEAEANRG from the coding sequence ATGAAACCCTGTAAGAAACTGATTTTTGCCGCTCTGGCCATGACCATGGGCTTCCAGAGCTTAGCTGCACCCCAACCTTTGGATCGCGTTGCCGTGCAGGTGAACGACGGTATCGTACTGGAAAGCGAAATCCAGAATATGATGGATACCGTAAAGAAAAACGCTTCAGCGGCAGGCCAGACTCTGCCTTCTGACGATGCCCTGCGCACCCAGGTCATTGAGCGCCTTATCCTGACTCGCCTGCAACTGCAGATGGCCGAACGCGTCGGTCTGCATATCGGTGATTTGCAACTGGATCAGGCCATCGAAAACATCGCCCGTGAACAGAAAATGACGGTAGCCCAGATGCAACAGGCCATTCAGGCCGAAGGCATGAGCTTTGCCCAGTACCGCGAGCAGCTGCGCGAGGAAATCACCCTCGGTGAAATCCAACGCATCCAGGTACAACGTCGTATCCAGGTTTCTCCTCAAGAAATCAATAACCTGGTGAAGATGATTGAAGAACAGGGCAACAAGGACGTGGAATACCAGATTGGCCATATCCTGATTGAAGTACCCAGCAACCCCACCAGTGCCGAGCTTGAGTCTGCCAGCAAGCGTGCCCAGGCCGTTATGGACCGCCTGAACAGCGGTAACGATTTCCGTTCCATCGCCATCGCCGCCTCGTCCGGCCCCAAGGCACTGGAAGGTGGTGTTTGGGATTATATGAACATCAACGAAATGCCCACACTGTTTGCTGAAGTGATTGGTGATGCCAAGAAAGATGCCATCATAGGTCCTATCAAGAGTGGTTCTGGTTTCCATATCCTGAAAATCATGGATATCCGCGGCCTGCAAACCCGTGAAATCGAAGAAGTACGTGCCCGCCATATTCTACTCAAGCCTTCGCCCATCCTGTCCGAGGAGCGCGCCAAGGCCATGCTGGATCAGTTTGTGGCCCAGATTAAGAGTGGTGAAGCCAAGTTTGCCGATGTCGCCCGCCAGTACTCTGAAGATCCCGGTTCTGCCACCAAGGGCGGTGAACTGGGTTGGGCCGAGCCCAACATCTATGTGCCTGAATTTGCACAGATGCTGGGTCAGTTAAGCCTGGACGAAATCAGCGCACCGTTTCGCACTGCCCATGGCTGGCACATAGTGCAGCTGGAAGAAAAGCGCAAAACAGACGCAACCGAAAAGTTCAACACCAACCGTGCACATCAGCTGATTTTCCGCCGTAAATTCAACGAGGAGCTGCAAGGCTGGCTCGATGAAATTCGCAGTGAAGCCCATATAGATGTGTGGGAAGCCGAAGCTAACCGAGGTTAA
- the pdxA gene encoding 4-hydroxythreonine-4-phosphate dehydrogenase PdxA: MTVKRIAITPGEPAGIGPDLVIQLAQQAWPVELVVCADPELLHSRARKLGLPLTLEPYDASQPAKPQAAGTLTLVPFKLNAPAECGKLNEQNGRYVVDTLSFAGEKNMTGEFDAVVTGPVHKGIINQAGISFSGHTEFFANQAGCQDVVMLLACPGLQVALVTTHIPLAYVAKAITRERLHKIIKILHQDLVSKFGIASPKIYVCGLNPHAGEDGHLGREELDVIIPALNELREELNFNIVGPLPADTLFQPKYLDDADVVLAMYHDQGLPVLKAQGFGKSVNITLGLPYIRTSVDHGTALELAGTGRADIGSFVCALNKAIELAAKTN; encoded by the coding sequence GTGACAGTGAAACGCATAGCCATCACCCCCGGAGAGCCTGCCGGTATAGGCCCAGATCTGGTTATCCAGCTTGCCCAGCAAGCCTGGCCGGTAGAGTTGGTGGTATGCGCCGATCCTGAGCTGCTTCACAGCCGGGCCCGTAAGTTGGGGCTGCCACTGACCCTGGAGCCCTATGACGCCAGCCAGCCTGCCAAACCTCAGGCGGCGGGTACCCTCACCCTGGTGCCCTTCAAACTGAACGCACCGGCCGAGTGCGGCAAGCTCAATGAGCAAAACGGCCGCTATGTGGTAGATACCCTGAGCTTCGCCGGTGAAAAAAATATGACCGGTGAGTTCGATGCCGTGGTCACTGGGCCCGTACACAAGGGTATCATCAACCAGGCGGGCATCTCGTTCAGTGGTCATACTGAGTTTTTTGCCAATCAGGCGGGTTGCCAGGATGTGGTGATGCTGCTGGCCTGCCCCGGTTTACAGGTCGCGCTGGTGACCACCCATATTCCACTGGCGTATGTGGCCAAAGCCATTACGCGGGAAAGATTACATAAAATTATCAAGATCCTGCATCAGGATCTGGTCAGCAAGTTTGGCATTGCTTCACCCAAAATTTATGTCTGCGGCCTCAACCCCCATGCCGGGGAAGATGGACACCTGGGCCGCGAGGAACTGGATGTCATCATCCCTGCCCTCAATGAACTCAGGGAAGAGCTGAACTTTAATATCGTCGGCCCGTTGCCTGCCGATACCCTGTTCCAGCCTAAGTATCTGGATGATGCCGATGTGGTACTTGCCATGTATCACGATCAGGGATTGCCGGTACTGAAGGCACAGGGCTTTGGCAAATCCGTCAACATTACCCTGGGCCTGCCTTATATTCGCACCTCGGTGGACCATGGTACCGCCCTGGAGCTGGCAGGAACGGGTCGCGCCGACATCGGCAGTTTTGTTTGTGCCCTCAACAAGGCCATCGAGCTGGCTGCCAAGACCAACTGA
- the rsmA gene encoding 16S rRNA (adenine(1518)-N(6)/adenine(1519)-N(6))-dimethyltransferase RsmA, giving the protein MSNKVHLGHTARKRFGQNFLTDGNIINRIVGAISPDDDHVMVEIGPGLAALTEPVAMGIKNLTVIELDRDLAERLKVHPNLKDKLTIHQGDAMKFDFSQLVEPERKLKVFGNLPYNISTPLMFHLFEFAEHIENMHFMLQKEVVLRLSASPGTKAYGKLTVMAQYYCQVVPVLEVPPGCFTPPPKVDSAVVRLVPYAEKPWPCHDVEMLRKVCNTAFNMRRKTLRNNLKPLLQDADFDVLGIDAGLRPEDISVAQYVAMANYLCEKR; this is encoded by the coding sequence ATGAGTAATAAAGTCCACTTGGGCCATACGGCCAGAAAACGTTTCGGTCAGAACTTCCTGACCGATGGAAACATCATCAACCGTATCGTTGGCGCCATTTCGCCAGACGATGACCACGTGATGGTGGAAATTGGCCCGGGTCTCGCCGCCTTGACCGAGCCCGTTGCCATGGGCATCAAAAACCTCACGGTTATCGAGCTTGACCGTGACTTGGCCGAGCGCTTGAAAGTTCACCCCAACCTGAAGGATAAACTCACTATCCATCAGGGCGATGCCATGAAGTTTGACTTCAGCCAGTTGGTAGAGCCTGAGCGCAAGCTCAAGGTCTTTGGTAACCTGCCATACAATATCTCAACCCCGCTGATGTTCCATCTGTTCGAATTTGCCGAGCACATTGAGAACATGCACTTTATGCTGCAAAAAGAAGTGGTACTGCGCCTCTCTGCTTCTCCGGGTACAAAAGCCTATGGCAAACTGACCGTCATGGCCCAGTACTACTGTCAGGTAGTGCCGGTGCTGGAAGTGCCACCCGGCTGCTTTACCCCGCCGCCAAAAGTGGATTCAGCCGTGGTACGCCTGGTGCCGTATGCTGAAAAGCCCTGGCCATGTCATGATGTGGAAATGCTGCGCAAGGTGTGCAACACCGCCTTTAACATGCGCCGTAAAACCCTGCGCAATAACTTAAAGCCGCTTCTTCAGGACGCCGACTTTGACGTTCTTGGCATAGATGCAGGTTTACGCCCCGAAGACATCAGCGTGGCCCAATACGTGGCCATGGCCAACTATTTGTGTGAAAAGCGGTAA
- the apaG gene encoding Co2+/Mg2+ efflux protein ApaG, translating to MTDVDPAIKVEVNTEYLEEQSTPAEHKYVFSYTITIINLGDRAAKLESRHWIITDANGHITEVQGAGVVGETPTIPPNTAYQYTSGTVMETPVGFMEGRYGMVWEDGKPFQAAIPTFRLAVPGVLH from the coding sequence ATGACCGACGTAGATCCCGCAATCAAGGTTGAGGTGAATACCGAATACCTGGAAGAGCAATCCACGCCCGCAGAGCACAAGTACGTGTTCAGCTACACCATCACCATCATTAATCTGGGCGACAGAGCCGCCAAGCTGGAGAGCCGTCACTGGATAATCACTGATGCCAACGGCCACATAACCGAGGTGCAGGGTGCCGGCGTGGTGGGTGAAACCCCCACCATACCTCCCAACACCGCCTATCAGTACACCAGCGGCACTGTGATGGAAACCCCGGTCGGCTTTATGGAAGGACGCTACGGAATGGTCTGGGAAGACGGAAAGCCATTTCAGGCCGCCATTCCCACCTTCCGCCTGGCCGTGCCCGGCGTACTGCATTAA